ACTGCGCGCGATAGCGCGGGCGACCGGCGCGGTCGGGGCCGTTTGGAGCGCGAGTTACGACCGGACCGGCATGCGCGCGGACGAGCGGCTGCAGTCCGAACTCGAAGAGGCGGGGTTGCTTGGGCTCGCGGTCCACGACGCGCCGGCCGTTCCGCCGGAAGAAACGGCCGCCGCGCGGCCGTCGGAAGGCGACGGTTACCGCGCGTTCGTGCCCTACTTCGACGTTTGGCGCGATCGCAACGTCGCGTCATACGAGGCGCCTCTGCTCCTGCATTTCGCCCGACGCGATCTGCAAAGCGAGCCGCTTCCGACGCCGGGCGAATTCGGTTCGGCGGTGACGCTCGAACCGGAGACCGCTGCGCCCGCCGCGGCGCTGCAAACGTTCCTCGACGGTCCGGGCTTGCAGTATGCGGTCGCGGCAAACGTTCCGGCCGAAGATCGCACGTCGCACTTGGCGGCTCCTCTGTCGTTCGGCACGATAGCGGCACGAACGGTGGTGCGCGAAACGCTGCGGCGCGCGGACGATCCGTTCTTGCTTGCCGAGGAACGCAGCTCGCTGCGGTTATTTCTGCGCTCGCTCGCGTTGCGCGATTTCTTCCTGCAGCTCGGCTGGTACCATCCGCGTACGGACGATCTGCCGCTGCAGGAGAAGATGCACGATTTCGCATTCGCATCGTCGCATCCGGCGCTCGAAGCGTGGCGCAACGGCGAGACGGGCTACCCGCTCGTTGACGCGGGAGTGCGACAACTCCGCGCGACGGGGTGGATGCATCCGCGGGTACGGGCGATCGCCGCGTCGTTTCTCTGCTTCGATCTCGGCGTCGACTGGCGCGTCGGACGCGCCGCTTGGGACGAACTGCTCGTCGAGGACGATCCGGCGATTGCGACCGGCAACTGGCAGTGGATCGCGGGCGTGGGCGCGGACATGGCGCAGTATCCGCGCATTTATAACCCGCGCAAGCAGGCCCGCCGGTTCGATCCGCGCGGAACGTACGCGCGCACGTGGGTGAGCGAACTCGCGCACGCGCCTGCGGGAGCGTTGCCGGGCGGTACCCGCACGCCCTCGTCGCAACTGAGTCTCGCATTTTTCGCCGCCGACGCCTACCCGCAGCCGGTCGTCGATCACGAACATGCCGCGCGCGAATTTCTAACGCGCTACCGAACGCACGTGCGAGCGCGTTAGATCAAGCGGGCAATTTCTCTTCGAGCCAATCGCCGACGATCGGTACGTTGACGTCGTCGCCGTGCCAGACCTTGATACCGAAGTAGACCGAGAGCACCAGGTAGACGGGCAGCATGAAAGCGAGCAGGATCGTCGCGCTGATGTTGATGAGCGGAATGTTGATCAGGAACAAAAGAATCGCATACAACCCGGCCATTCCGAGGTTGAATCCGACGGCCTGATACGCTTGCTTGCGCAGCCATTTACTGTGCTTGCGATCGAAGAGCGAGATCAACGCGAGAGGCGCGAGCGGAAAACCAAGCGCTACCAGCGCGCGCGATTCGACCGGGTCGGCCGCCTCGGTGACGGTTACCCGCGGCGGTGCCGGCGCTTGTGTGGCCTGTTGCTGCCACTGCTGGTTCCAAGGCTGGCGTTCGCGCGGCGGAACTTCGCCTGCGATGCCCCGGCGCGTTGCGGCGGCCGCATCGATCTTGGCGGCGAGTCGACAACTCGGGCAGGCCCCTTGGCTGTCGCGGCACGTCGCACAAATCGGCTTGCGGCAATCCGTGCACGGCGCGACGGACGGGACGTTTGAATGAAAGTAGCAATCCACGATGTTTTGCTGGCCCCCTTTACCTCTCACGTACCGGCGGCCCATCAAGAGGTTTCACGCCGTCCCGGCGGCAAGCGTTCGTCTCGATGACCCGTAACGAAACCCTCCGGCGCCTGGCGGGCGAAGCACGACCGTACTATCCGCGCTTGGCCGTTGCCATGCTGTTGGGAACCCTCGCCGGCCTCTCGAGTCTGGTCGCACCCTGGGGCTTCAAAGTCCTCATCAACGAGGTGCTGGTCGGCGCCGGAGCGTCGAAGCCCGCCAACGTTCGCGAACTCTATATCGTACTCGCGGCGATCTTTGGCGCCATGATGCTCGGGGCGATCGCCACGTACGGGCAAACGTATATAACGGCTTGGAGCGGCCAGCATCTGATCGCGCGAATGCGCGTCGCGCTCTTCGATCGCGTCATGCATCTGCCGCTCGCCGAGTTCGACAAGTGGCGGCCGGGCGAACTGATCTCGAGATTTTCGACGGACCTGCAATTAATGACCGATGCGGTGAGCATCAGCGTTCCGCAATTGGTCGTCAATACGGTGACGTTTCTCTCGTCTTTCATCTTCATGATCTACATCGACTGGCTGCTGACGCTCTCACTCATCGTTATCGCTCCGCTCGTGTCGTTCGCCGTCTCGCGCTTTCAAAAACTCATCTCGAGCAGCACGACCGGCGCGCAGATGCGGATCGCCGACCTGAACGCAAACCTCGCCGAAGCGCTCGGCGGCGAACGCATCATTAAGTCTTTCAACCGGGAAACGTACGAAACGCAGCGCTTCTCGCGGCGCAACGACGATTATTTCGGCACGTACATGAAACTCACGCAGTTCATCCAAACGCAGCCGCTGGTGCTCTCGGTCTTGATGATCTCGGCGATCGTCTTCATCATCTATCTCTCGGTGCACGAAGTGATCGTCTCGCACCGCTTAAACGTGGGCCAGATCTTCGAGTATTGGGCGTTGCTGGTCAATCTCATCAATCCGATGAACCGCTTCGCCGCGTTCGTCGGCGACATCGCGAAAGCGCTCGTTGGAGCGGGACGCATCTACGAGGTGCTCGATCTTCCAGTCGAGCGCGCGGACAAACCGGGTGCGCGATCGCTCGGTGCGGCTCGCGGACGTATCGCGTTCGATCGCGTGCATTTCTCGTACGGCCTCGGCGAACGCTCGGCGCTCGAAGACGTCAGCGCCGTGATCGAGGCCGGCGAGGTCGTCGCCCTGGTCGGGCCGTCGGGCGCCGGCAAGACGACGATCGTGAATATGGTTCCGCGGTTTTACGAGCCGCAATCGGGACGGATATTGCTCGACGACGTCGATCTCTCGGATATCCGTCTGAACGATCTGCGCGCGGCGATCGGCATCGTTCCGCAGGAAGCGCAGCTCTTCCGCGGCTCGATCGCGGAGAACATCCGGTACGGCCGCCTGGAGGCCACCGACGAGGAAGTTCGGCGAGCCGCCCGCGAGGCCAACGCCGAGGAATTCGTCCTCGAATTTCCCGAGGGGTATGCGACCGAGGTCGGCGAGCGGGGAGCCCGCCTCTCCGGCGGACAACGCCAGCGCATCTCGATCGCGCGGGCGATCCTGCGGGATCCGCGCATCCTGATCCTAGACGAAGCGACGAGCGCCCTGGACAGCCACTCCGAGGCGCTCATCGAGCAGGCCCTCGATCGGCTGCTGCCCGGCCGAACGACGCTGATCATCGCCCACCGGCTATCCACGATCCGGCGGGCCCACAAGATCCTCTATATCGAGCAAGGGCGCGTCCTCGAAATGGGCACGCACGACGCACTGCTCGCGGCCGGCGGGGCCTACGCCGCCCTCCACGCGCGCCAATTTGCGGGGGCTCAATAATCGCCCGAGCCCGGCCGATACGGTTAAGTGATGAGCGACATCAGTGCTTTGAGTTTCGGCTCGTCGATCGATCTGCTTTCCAACGCCATGAACGGCGCCGGCATGGAGCACGACGCGATCGCCCAGAACATCGCAAACGTCGACACGCCGAATTATAAGCGGCAGAACGTTTCGTTTCGCGAAGCGCTCGCGGCGACGCAGGCGCCCTCGGCCGATTCGGGCACGCTGACGCTAGCGACCGACGACGCTCGCCAATTCGATATCGGCGGCGCGCAGTCCAGCCAAGCCTTCGATCCGCAAACGCAAACCGATACGACCCGCGCGATGCGCACCGACGGCAACAACGTCGATATCGATCAAGAGATGGCCGAACTCTCGCAAAATTCCGGGTATTCCCAAACGATGGCGCAGCTGCTGCAGGTGCAATTCATGCGCCTGCGCGAGGCGATTACGGAGCAACCGAAATAATGGGTTTTTACGATTCGATCGAGATCAGCTCGTCGGGTCTCTCCGCCGAACGGCTCGCCATGGACGTGATCGCGAACAACATCGCGAACGCGAACACGACGCACACGCCGCAGGGCGGCGCCTTCAAACGCCAGCTCGTGGTTTTCGCCGAGAAGCCGGGCGCGACGCCGGGAACGGGCGCCGGAGCGGATCCGGGCGCGCCGAGCGGCGACGGATCGGCCGGTCAATCCGGAGTTGAAGCGGTCGGTATCGTGCAGGACCAAAGCCCCGATCGATTGGTTTTCGATCCGAGCAACCCCGATGCGGACGGTCGCGGCTACGTGCACTATCCCAACATCTCGGTCGTCAAAGAGATGGTCGACATGATGGCGGCCTCGCGCGCCTATCAAGCAAACGTCACCGCGATTCAAGAAGCGCGTACCGCCGACTCGGCCACCCTCGGATTGCTGCGGAGTTAAACGATCGTGAATATCGATACCGACTATCGCGCCGCGATGAGCAGCATCGTGCCCGGCACCTTCGCGCCCGATATCGCGGGTTCGAACGCTCCGTTGACGCAGCCGCTCGACGGCGGCGTGGCCGGGGCGACGGGAGTCTCGTTCAAAGACACCGTGAAATCGATGCTCGCCGACGTCAACGACAAGATGGCCACCTCGGATCAGCTCAGCGCGGATCTGGCGACCGGCAAGACCAACGACGTCAATAAGGTCGTGACCTCGGTAGAAGAGGCGAATCTGTCGATGCAGTTCACGCTCGCGATCCGCAACAAGCTGCTCGATGCGTACACGGAAATTTCCCGGATGCAGATGTAATAGGCATCCCCTAAAACTCCCGGCAGAGTCTGCCGATAGTAGAAGAGAACGCGGCCGGACTGCCCTTCGCACGGGGTGGGGGCCGCGGTGGAACCTGACCGATTGACGGTTCCACACGTACGTCAAAGTACAACCACACCGTGCGGAGGTTTTTATTTTGGTACGTGGGCTCTACACGGCAGCGGCCGGGGCACTCGTGGCGCAGTCGCAAGCGGACGTGATCGCGAATAATCTCGCGAACGTGAACACGAGCGGCTTCAAGCAGACGCTCTTGCAAGTTGCCTCGGCGCCGGAGATGGGCGTCTACCGCTTTCAAACCGAGCCCGGCCAGGACTCCGGCAAACGCACGCCCGGAATTCCGACGCAGCAATACGTCGGCGCGCTCGGCACGGGCTCGCAGGTCTACGATACGCCGGCGCAGTTCGGTCAGGGCGCGCTCGAGCAGACGGGCAACGATCTCGACCTCGCGATTCAAGGCGACGCATTCTTCGCGGTGCAGACGCCCGCCGGCGTTCGCTACACGCGCGACGGTCAGTTCGCGCGCGGCCCCCAAGGCGATCTCGTCACGATGGACGGTAACCGCGTGCTCGGCCGCAACGGCCCGATCGTTTTGCCGCCGGGTGAGATTCACATTGGGTCCGACGGTTCGATCGCTGCGGGGGCGCGGCAGGTCGACCAACTGCGCGTCGTGCAGTTCGCGAATCTTTCGGCACTTCGCCCCGAAGGCGACAATCATTTCGCCGACACGGGCGCCGCGCGCCCGGCGCTGGCGACCACCTCGACCGTTAACCAGGGCTTCCTGGAGAAGAGCAACGCGAACGTGGTGCGCTCAATGGTCGATCTGATCACCGCGCAGCGCTGGTTCGAAGCCAACGAAAAAGTCATCCAAACCGAAGATCAAGCAACCGGCCTGGTCATTGCCAACGTCGGCCGCAGCACGGGCCAATAAGGAAGCACACCGATCATGATGCGAGCACTCTACTCCTCGGCGACCGGCATGGAAGCCCAACAATACCAAATGGACACGATCTCCAATAACTTGGCGAACGTGAACACCACGGGCTTTCGCCGCAACGAAGCGCGTTTTCAAGACTTGGTCTATCAGGAGCTGCGCGGCCCGGGTTCGCCCGTCGGCGCGAGCGTCGTGCCGGTCGGCCAAGACGTCGGCTTGGGCGTGAAGATCGGCTCGTCGGAGAAGATCTTTACGCAAGGCACGCTGCAGCAGACCGACAATCCGCTCGATCTCGCCGTGCAGGGCGACGGGTTCTTCCAAGTCACGATGCCGGACGGCACGACGTCGTACACCCGTGACGGCTCGTTCAAGCGCGATGCCAACGGATCGCTCGTTACCGCCGACGGCTACTTCGTGCAGCCGCAAATCACGATTCCGCAGAACGCGCAGGCGCTGCAAGTCGGCCAAGACGGCACGGTAACGGCCACGGTGCCCGGCTCGAACCTGCCGCAACAGCTCGGACAGATTCAGCTCGCACGCTTCGTTAACGCCGCGGGACTCTCGCCCATCGGCGGTCACAATCTGTACACGCAAACGGCGGCCTCGGGCGCGCCGATCGTCTCGAACGCGGGCCTTAACGGCACGGGCAACATTCAGGGCGGCTACTTGGAGAACTCCAACGTCCAAGTCGTTCAAGAGATCGTGAACATGATCGTCGCGCAGCGCGCGTACGAAGCCAACTCCAAAGCGATCAGCACCGCGGACCAGATGCTGCAGACCGCAGTTCAGACGAAGAGTCCGTAGTGAACGCCGCGCGCTCGCTCGCCGTCGCGATCCTCGCCGGCCTCGTTGCCCTCGCCCCGGTTACCGCGCTCGCGCGGCAATTCGGCGAGCAGCGCGTGGCCGGCTCGCGGATCGCCGCGGTTGCGTTGCGCGCGCTGCATGCCTTACCGAGCGACGCGATGCGATCGTACGTCGCCGCCTCGGATATGCCCGACCAGGTCGTCGCGCCGGGGCGCGTCGGACTTCAAGTAGGCACGCCGATCGTGACGGCAAGTTTCGTCAACGTTCCGGTGGCGATTTCGATCGACGGAAAGGTCGACCGCACGGTCTTTGCCGGCTTCCGCGTTCAATCGTACGTTGAAACCGCCGTAGCCGCCCGCGACCTGCCGCCGGGCAGCGTGCTCGGCCTCGACGATTTGGTGCTGGCTCGCGTTCCGTACGCGGGGCGGCCTGCCAATGGGGTCGACGTGCTCGTCGGCCGCAAGATTAACGGTACCGTCCTCAAGGGCGAGCCCATTCCGGTCGAAGTGACGGTAGAGAACCAAATCGTCAAACCCGGCTCGACCGTCATGATGATCGTACGCGACGATGGGGCTGCCGTCACCGCCGATTGTATCGCGCGGACCGGCGGCGGGCTCGGCGACACGGTCTCGGTCTACAACCCGCAGACGAACAAGGGTCTTACCGGCACCGTGACGGCGCCGGGTACCGTGGAACTCGACATCTCTGGAGGCGACACCCAGTGAAACGCATCGCTGCACTCATTCTCGCGCTAGCGTTCGTTTCGGCGCCCGCCGCAGCCGATACGCTGTACGTGGCACCGCCGCCGAGCGTAGCGCTCGGACATCCGCTGCGATTGGGGCCGGATCATCGCGCATCGCAGGTCGGCGATCTCATCGCCGTCCAGTTCAATTTTGCGGTTACGAGCCAGAATACGGATGTCGTCAATAACACGAAGGGGTACAACGTCGGACTCGCGCCCGGAGCCGGAAACGCGGCGCTCGGCTTTTTGCGCTTTCCGACGTCGATCGGCGGACAGACCGGTCTGCAGACCAATCACAGTAAGAACGGCAGCAGTCTCTTTGCCTCGGCGATGATGGCGCAGGTCGTGGGCGTGCTGCCCAGCGGCGCGCTGCAGATCGAGGGCAATCAGCATCTGCTCATCAACGGCCAGGATCAGGTGCTGCACGTCACCGGATTCGTGCGTCCCGAAGACATCGACACAGCCGATTCGGTGCTTTCCACGCGCATCGCGAACGTCCAAGCGACGTTCAATGGAAATTTCGACGATAAGAAGGGCCTCATTCGCCGCATTTTGGACGTGCTGTTTTAATGAAATTACAACGATTTGCAGCGAGCCTGCTCGGCGCCGCGTTCCTCGCCTCGACGTTCGTCGCGGTTCCGGCCGGCGCGCAGGACGTCAAAGTTAAAGACATCGCGCACGTACAGGGAGTGACGGGCAATCAACTCGTCGGATACGGCCTCGTGAGCGGCCTCAACGGCACCGGCGATTCGAGTTCGGTCATTTTTACGAGTCAAACGCTTCAGAACGTTCTGCAATCGTTCGGTCTATCGACGACCAGCAACGAGGTGCGAACGCGCGACGTGGCGGCCGTGATCGTGACCGCAACGCTTCCGCCGTTCGCTCACTCGGGCGATAACGCCGACGTGACCGTCTCGGCGATGGGCGATTCGACGAGCCTCCAAGGCGGCACGCTCGTGCTCACGGAGCTCAAGGGTGCCAACGATCTCGTCTACGCGACCGCCCAGGGCCCGCTCTCGATCGGCGGTTTTACCGCCGGTTTCGACGCCGGGAACAGCGTCACGAAGAATCATCCTACCGCCGGCCGCATACCCAACGGCGCCGTCATCGCGCGCGACATGGTTACGAATATCCAGAGCGGCGACGGGTTCAATTACGTGCTGACGACCCCCGATTTCAAAACGGCTGCGAATCTCGCGACGACCCTCAACCACCATTTCGGCGGCGGCACGGCCGGCGCACGCGATGCCGAGACGATTCACGTCACGCTGCCGCCGAGCTACCGCAACAACCCGGTGCAGTTCCTGGCCGACGCAAGCGATCTCGAGTTCACCCAAGATGAACTCGCGAAAGTCGTCATGAACGAGCGCACGGGGACGATCGTCTTCGGCGGCAACATCAAGCTCGCGCCTTGTGCGATCGCCCACGGTAACCTTTCGATCACGATTTCGCAGAGCAACAAATTCGTTCCGGGCAGCCCGTTCTCGGCGGCGACCTCGCCCGGCGGCCTGCAGACCAACACGCGAGTCAACGTGCAGGAGAAGGCGCATCAACTCACGTTCATCGCGGGTGCGGCCACGCTCTCGTCGGTGGTGCGGGCGCTCAATACGATGGGCGTCTCGCCGCGCGATCTCATCGCGATCGTTCAAGCACTTCGCGAGGCCGGCGCGCTGCAAGCGGATCTGGAGATCCAGTAGTGGACGTGCAAAAGGTCGATGCCCAGCAGCTAACGCCCGATCAGACGTCGGCGCTCAAACGTCTACATCAGGCCGCCACGCAGCTCGAAGGCGTTTTTCTTAACATGCTCTTCAAGGCGATGCGCGATACGGTGCCGCAGGAGACCGTGTTCGGCAAACAGTCCGCCGGCGAGAGCACGTTCCAGGAAATGCTCGACAGCCAGCGTGCCGACCAGATGGCGCAGTCCGGTTCGTTCGGCGTCGCGCGCGTGCTCGAAGCGCAGTTGCGCGCGAGCGTTCTTTCCGATGCGAGTCATGAAGCCAAAATCCAAATGCCGGGAGCGATCGAACCGTGAGCGATAACTGGGAAGCCTTTGCGGCCGCGCTGCAGGACGAATCGGCGAGTATCGCGCGGCTCAACGTCGCGGCGCTCGCCCTCACTCAAGTGCTCGTCCAAGGCGAGCCGGGCGAGATCATGCGCGCCGACCGCGAACTCAACGCGGCGCGTCAGGAACATTCCGGCGCGACCGGCAAACGTCGCGGCATGCAGGCCCGCGGCTTCGGCACGATGACGCTGCAGCAAGTCTGTCAGTACGCGCCGTCAAATCTGGCGGGACAGTTCAATCAGCGCCTGAGCGAGATTACCTGCGGTGCCATTCAACTCGGAATTACGATAAGCAACAACAAGGCGCTCATTATGTCGGGGCTCGCGCGGTTGATGAGCGTTACCTCCAAACTGCAAGAGTCTGCGAGCGATCGGCCCGGCGTTTACAAACGGCGCGGTTTCGTCCCGCCGCCCGACGGCAGCGTGCTCGTGAGTAGTAAGTGCTGATATGAGTTTCTACGGTATGGGCCTGATGGGCAAGACCCTCGAGGCCTTCCAGTACGCCGCCAACGTTACGTCGGACAATATCGCCAATGCGAACACGCCGGGCGCGTCGCGGCAGATCGTAGACCTGACGCAAGCTCCGCCCATCGTCGGCTCGCCGTTCTACGCGGCCCACGGCGGTGGAACGGTCGGCGACGGCGTCGTCGTCTCGCAGGTGCAGCGCATTCACGCCGACTCGTACGACGCGCTTTTCCGCGGCGCGTCTTCGTCGCAGAATTATTTCAGCGTTCAGCAGAACCAACTCAACGCGCTGCAGGCGTCGCTTGGCGAGCCCAACGGCGGGATCAGCACGCAGTACACGTCGTTCCAGACCGCGATCAATCAATTGGTCGCGCAGGCGGGCAGCGGCAATAGCGTGAGCGCGCGCAAGTCCGTCCTGCAGGCGGCGCAAGCGCTTGCGAGCGCGCTGAACAATGCGTCGAACACCATTACGGCCCAAAAAACGCAGGTGGTCCAACAGGCCGGCGCCATCGTGACGAAGGTCAACGGAATCCTCGATCAGATCGGCGCGCTGAACCAGCAGATCCGGGCGTCGACGGCGGTCGGGGACAATCCCAATACGTTCCAGGATCAGCGCGACCAATTAATCGATCAGCTTTCGCAGTACGTTTCGACGCAGACGTCGATTCAACCCGACGGTTCGACGCTCGTAACCGTCAACGGTCAGGCATTGGTCAACGACGCGGCCGTCTATCACCTCGCGCAGCCGGTGATCGGCACGGCGGCCAACGGAACGCCGACCTTTAAGATCGACTTTCAGCGTAACCCGCCGCCGGCTGCCAACGCACCCGGTATTCCGCTCGGCAGCGGGCAGCTCGCCGGGTTTGCGGATCTCTATAACAACAAACTCGCCACCTATGGGACGCAACTCGATAATTTCGCATCGTCGCTCGCGAACGAGGTCAATCGCGTCACGCAGGCCGGTTACGATCAAAACGGCATCGCCGGTCAGGCGCTCTTCCAGCCGATCGTGACGGCGCTGCCGATTACGGCGGGGAACATCCAGGTCGGCATCTCCGATCCTTCGCAGTTGCCGGCCGGCCTCGCGTCGACGGCCGCCGGATCGCTCGTGCTTCCGCTAAACTCGGCTAATAATACCGTCGACACTTCGGCGGCGATCAACGCGAACCAATCGCTCGCAAACCCGCCGCCTGCAGCCGGAACCAACGGCACGCTCTCCGTGACGGTTGACGGCGCCACGCAGAATTTTGCGTACGATACCTCGGCGCCGGCCGACGCCACGATCAACGGCTTCATCGCGCACTTTAACAACGGTCACCTCGGCGTTACGGCGTCGTTCGACGTCGCGTCCCAGCGCATCGTATTCGCGCGGGACCCGGCAAACGCCGATCTGGCCCACCGAGCCGCGCAGGGTGCGAACCCCGCGACGCCGGCGTTTACGATTACCGATGTGCCGGGCGCCGGTGCCGGGATTCTCTCCGCCCTGAGTGCGACGGCGATTAACGGCGTGGCGCAAAACTCGGCGAACGCGTTCGGTGCTAAGGATAACGGCGGCGCGAACGCCATTCTTAAAATCTTCAATGCAAACGTCGGCGTGCCCGCATTGCAGACGACCAGCGCC
This sequence is a window from Candidatus Baltobacteraceae bacterium. Protein-coding genes within it:
- a CDS encoding deoxyribodipyrimidine photo-lyase; translated protein: MPAIVYRFVRDLRLDDHAGLAAAAAQGEILPVLVIDRALEERLARSPRRAAFFCRAVAALDALLRERGVGLIVRRGKPGAALRAIARATGAVGAVWSASYDRTGMRADERLQSELEEAGLLGLAVHDAPAVPPEETAAARPSEGDGYRAFVPYFDVWRDRNVASYEAPLLLHFARRDLQSEPLPTPGEFGSAVTLEPETAAPAAALQTFLDGPGLQYAVAANVPAEDRTSHLAAPLSFGTIAARTVVRETLRRADDPFLLAEERSSLRLFLRSLALRDFFLQLGWYHPRTDDLPLQEKMHDFAFASSHPALEAWRNGETGYPLVDAGVRQLRATGWMHPRVRAIAASFLCFDLGVDWRVGRAAWDELLVEDDPAIATGNWQWIAGVGADMAQYPRIYNPRKQARRFDPRGTYARTWVSELAHAPAGALPGGTRTPSSQLSLAFFAADAYPQPVVDHEHAAREFLTRYRTHVRAR
- a CDS encoding DUF4870 domain-containing protein; translated protein: MRGKGGQQNIVDCYFHSNVPSVAPCTDCRKPICATCRDSQGACPSCRLAAKIDAAAATRRGIAGEVPPRERQPWNQQWQQQATQAPAPPRVTVTEAADPVESRALVALGFPLAPLALISLFDRKHSKWLRKQAYQAVGFNLGMAGLYAILLFLINIPLINISATILLAFMLPVYLVLSVYFGIKVWHGDDVNVPIVGDWLEEKLPA
- a CDS encoding ABC transporter ATP-binding protein, which encodes MTRNETLRRLAGEARPYYPRLAVAMLLGTLAGLSSLVAPWGFKVLINEVLVGAGASKPANVRELYIVLAAIFGAMMLGAIATYGQTYITAWSGQHLIARMRVALFDRVMHLPLAEFDKWRPGELISRFSTDLQLMTDAVSISVPQLVVNTVTFLSSFIFMIYIDWLLTLSLIVIAPLVSFAVSRFQKLISSSTTGAQMRIADLNANLAEALGGERIIKSFNRETYETQRFSRRNDDYFGTYMKLTQFIQTQPLVLSVLMISAIVFIIYLSVHEVIVSHRLNVGQIFEYWALLVNLINPMNRFAAFVGDIAKALVGAGRIYEVLDLPVERADKPGARSLGAARGRIAFDRVHFSYGLGERSALEDVSAVIEAGEVVALVGPSGAGKTTIVNMVPRFYEPQSGRILLDDVDLSDIRLNDLRAAIGIVPQEAQLFRGSIAENIRYGRLEATDEEVRRAAREANAEEFVLEFPEGYATEVGERGARLSGGQRQRISIARAILRDPRILILDEATSALDSHSEALIEQALDRLLPGRTTLIIAHRLSTIRRAHKILYIEQGRVLEMGTHDALLAAGGAYAALHARQFAGAQ
- the flgB gene encoding flagellar basal body rod protein FlgB — protein: MSDISALSFGSSIDLLSNAMNGAGMEHDAIAQNIANVDTPNYKRQNVSFREALAATQAPSADSGTLTLATDDARQFDIGGAQSSQAFDPQTQTDTTRAMRTDGNNVDIDQEMAELSQNSGYSQTMAQLLQVQFMRLREAITEQPK
- the flgC gene encoding flagellar basal body rod protein FlgC; its protein translation is MGFYDSIEISSSGLSAERLAMDVIANNIANANTTHTPQGGAFKRQLVVFAEKPGATPGTGAGADPGAPSGDGSAGQSGVEAVGIVQDQSPDRLVFDPSNPDADGRGYVHYPNISVVKEMVDMMAASRAYQANVTAIQEARTADSATLGLLRS
- the fliE gene encoding flagellar hook-basal body complex protein FliE — protein: MNIDTDYRAAMSSIVPGTFAPDIAGSNAPLTQPLDGGVAGATGVSFKDTVKSMLADVNDKMATSDQLSADLATGKTNDVNKVVTSVEEANLSMQFTLAIRNKLLDAYTEISRMQM
- the flgF gene encoding flagellar basal-body rod protein FlgF is translated as MVRGLYTAAAGALVAQSQADVIANNLANVNTSGFKQTLLQVASAPEMGVYRFQTEPGQDSGKRTPGIPTQQYVGALGTGSQVYDTPAQFGQGALEQTGNDLDLAIQGDAFFAVQTPAGVRYTRDGQFARGPQGDLVTMDGNRVLGRNGPIVLPPGEIHIGSDGSIAAGARQVDQLRVVQFANLSALRPEGDNHFADTGAARPALATTSTVNQGFLEKSNANVVRSMVDLITAQRWFEANEKVIQTEDQATGLVIANVGRSTGQ
- the flgG gene encoding flagellar basal-body rod protein FlgG, with protein sequence MMRALYSSATGMEAQQYQMDTISNNLANVNTTGFRRNEARFQDLVYQELRGPGSPVGASVVPVGQDVGLGVKIGSSEKIFTQGTLQQTDNPLDLAVQGDGFFQVTMPDGTTSYTRDGSFKRDANGSLVTADGYFVQPQITIPQNAQALQVGQDGTVTATVPGSNLPQQLGQIQLARFVNAAGLSPIGGHNLYTQTAASGAPIVSNAGLNGTGNIQGGYLENSNVQVVQEIVNMIVAQRAYEANSKAISTADQMLQTAVQTKSP
- the flgA gene encoding flagellar basal body P-ring formation chaperone FlgA; this translates as MNAARSLAVAILAGLVALAPVTALARQFGEQRVAGSRIAAVALRALHALPSDAMRSYVAASDMPDQVVAPGRVGLQVGTPIVTASFVNVPVAISIDGKVDRTVFAGFRVQSYVETAVAARDLPPGSVLGLDDLVLARVPYAGRPANGVDVLVGRKINGTVLKGEPIPVEVTVENQIVKPGSTVMMIVRDDGAAVTADCIARTGGGLGDTVSVYNPQTNKGLTGTVTAPGTVELDISGGDTQ
- a CDS encoding flagellar basal body L-ring protein FlgH produces the protein MKRIAALILALAFVSAPAAADTLYVAPPPSVALGHPLRLGPDHRASQVGDLIAVQFNFAVTSQNTDVVNNTKGYNVGLAPGAGNAALGFLRFPTSIGGQTGLQTNHSKNGSSLFASAMMAQVVGVLPSGALQIEGNQHLLINGQDQVLHVTGFVRPEDIDTADSVLSTRIANVQATFNGNFDDKKGLIRRILDVLF
- a CDS encoding flagellar basal body P-ring protein FlgI → MKLQRFAASLLGAAFLASTFVAVPAGAQDVKVKDIAHVQGVTGNQLVGYGLVSGLNGTGDSSSVIFTSQTLQNVLQSFGLSTTSNEVRTRDVAAVIVTATLPPFAHSGDNADVTVSAMGDSTSLQGGTLVLTELKGANDLVYATAQGPLSIGGFTAGFDAGNSVTKNHPTAGRIPNGAVIARDMVTNIQSGDGFNYVLTTPDFKTAANLATTLNHHFGGGTAGARDAETIHVTLPPSYRNNPVQFLADASDLEFTQDELAKVVMNERTGTIVFGGNIKLAPCAIAHGNLSITISQSNKFVPGSPFSAATSPGGLQTNTRVNVQEKAHQLTFIAGAATLSSVVRALNTMGVSPRDLIAIVQALREAGALQADLEIQ
- a CDS encoding rod-binding protein; the protein is MDVQKVDAQQLTPDQTSALKRLHQAATQLEGVFLNMLFKAMRDTVPQETVFGKQSAGESTFQEMLDSQRADQMAQSGSFGVARVLEAQLRASVLSDASHEAKIQMPGAIEP